A genomic segment from Armatimonadota bacterium encodes:
- a CDS encoding Maf-like protein — translation MSLLGIPFQVVPAHIDETPPDGQSPREIAVHLAREKAQVVARSAQNAVVLGADTLVVCDGEVMGKPRDAEEALQMLRRLNGREHQVFTGVALLDVVDGVVMREQCDAVCTRVWFRRVSEEHLRRYIRTGEPMDKAGAYGAQGYGSTLIERMEGCYFNVVGLPVSRVCVMLEAWNFTPLQTASALDV, via the coding sequence ATGTCTCTACTGGGTATCCCTTTTCAGGTAGTGCCAGCACACATCGACGAGACACCTCCTGATGGGCAGTCCCCCCGGGAGATTGCTGTCCATCTGGCGCGTGAAAAGGCGCAAGTGGTTGCGCGGAGCGCACAAAATGCTGTGGTGCTGGGTGCGGATACCCTTGTGGTCTGCGATGGGGAAGTGATGGGTAAGCCTCGCGATGCTGAAGAGGCTCTACAGATGCTGCGTCGCCTGAATGGGCGCGAACATCAGGTGTTTACCGGCGTGGCTCTGCTGGATGTGGTAGATGGTGTCGTGATGCGTGAGCAGTGCGATGCGGTCTGCACACGAGTGTGGTTTCGGCGGGTGAGCGAGGAACATCTGCGGCGATATATCCGCACGGGCGAGCCGATGGACAAAGCGGGGGCATACGGGGCGCAGGGATATGGTTCCACCCTGATTGAGCGCATGGAGGGATGCTACTTTAACGTGGTAGGGTTGCCCGTTTCCCGGGTTTGCGTCATGCTGGAAGCGTGGAACTTCACCCCACTGCAGACGGCGTCCGCTCTGGATGTGTGA